The Streptomyces sp. NBC_01275 genome has a segment encoding these proteins:
- a CDS encoding SDR family NAD(P)-dependent oxidoreductase, which translates to MATTWDFTGRRVLVAGAGGIGATVTRAFADAGASLAVLDVDDDKLAKLASGPVRGLRTDLASADACGAAVEQAVALLGGLDVFVHAVGVNDRRPVLETPDEVWRRITAVNLDSAFWLGRAVGAVLVPAGYGRIVYLSSVSGRLAHRDHAPYAASKGGVDQLMRVMAHEWAAAGVTVNAVAPGYTETDLTRAHLARPGVRDALEALVPAGRLGRPEDLTGPVLFLASDESAFVTGQVLYADGGRTLV; encoded by the coding sequence ATGGCGACGACATGGGACTTCACGGGCCGACGGGTGTTGGTGGCCGGGGCCGGCGGTATCGGGGCCACGGTGACCAGAGCGTTCGCGGACGCGGGCGCGAGCCTGGCAGTCCTCGACGTCGACGACGACAAGCTCGCCAAGCTCGCCTCGGGCCCGGTGCGGGGCCTGCGCACCGACCTCGCCTCGGCCGACGCCTGCGGCGCGGCCGTGGAGCAGGCGGTCGCGCTGCTCGGCGGCCTCGACGTGTTCGTGCACGCCGTCGGCGTCAACGACCGCAGACCCGTGCTGGAGACGCCCGACGAGGTGTGGCGGCGGATCACCGCCGTGAACCTCGACAGCGCCTTCTGGCTGGGCCGGGCCGTCGGCGCGGTGCTGGTGCCCGCCGGATACGGCCGGATCGTCTACCTCTCCTCCGTCTCGGGCCGGCTCGCCCACCGCGACCACGCCCCGTACGCGGCGAGCAAGGGCGGGGTCGACCAGCTGATGCGGGTGATGGCCCACGAGTGGGCGGCCGCCGGCGTCACCGTCAACGCCGTGGCGCCCGGCTACACGGAGACCGACCTCACCCGCGCCCATCTCGCCCGGCCCGGCGTCCGCGACGCCCTGGAGGCCCTGGTCCCCGCCGGACGCCTCGGCCGACCCGAGGACCTGACCGGCCCGGTCCTGTTCCTGGCCTCCGACGAGTCCGCGTTCGTCACCGGGCAGGTGCTGTACGCGGACGGCGGCCGGACCCTCGTATGA
- a CDS encoding SDR family NAD(P)-dependent oxidoreductase, which yields MPPVPERFSGKTVLVTGAGTGFGAEIAVRAAREGADVAIHYRSSREGAEATAERVTALGRKAFVVRADIAEHEQIRRLADEVWAHFGRLDVAVNNVGDVAREQMSWRDLTEESVDHVLAVDVKGTLLCTHEFGARMLEQEGGGAIVNIGSTVVVRGSARAPQYAAAKYGIIGLTKSYAHAFAPVVRVNVFAPGFIETAATLGRADWQGGRGDALRAATPMGRIPGPEELAGAALFLATEDAHHITGGFLVADGGYNMLGA from the coding sequence ATGCCTCCCGTCCCCGAACGCTTCAGCGGCAAGACCGTCCTCGTCACCGGGGCGGGCACCGGATTCGGCGCCGAGATCGCGGTGCGCGCGGCCCGGGAGGGCGCCGACGTGGCGATCCACTACCGCAGTTCGCGCGAAGGCGCGGAGGCGACGGCCGAGCGGGTGACCGCGCTCGGCCGCAAGGCCTTCGTCGTGCGGGCGGACATCGCCGAGCACGAGCAGATCAGGCGGCTGGCCGACGAGGTGTGGGCGCACTTCGGCCGCCTCGACGTGGCCGTCAACAACGTCGGCGACGTGGCCCGCGAGCAGATGTCCTGGCGGGACCTCACCGAGGAGTCCGTCGACCACGTCCTCGCCGTGGACGTGAAGGGCACCCTGCTGTGCACGCACGAGTTCGGCGCGCGGATGCTGGAGCAGGAGGGCGGCGGCGCCATCGTCAACATCGGCTCCACGGTCGTCGTACGGGGCAGTGCGCGCGCTCCGCAGTACGCGGCGGCCAAGTACGGGATCATCGGGCTGACCAAGTCCTACGCGCACGCCTTCGCGCCGGTCGTGCGGGTGAACGTCTTCGCGCCCGGGTTCATCGAGACGGCGGCGACGCTGGGGCGCGCGGACTGGCAGGGCGGACGCGGGGACGCGCTGCGCGCGGCGACGCCCATGGGCCGCATCCCCGGCCCGGAGGAACTCGCCGGCGCGGCCCTGTTCCTGGCCACGGAGGACGCGCATCACATCACGGGCGGCTTCCTGGTGGCGGACGGCGGCTACAACATGCTGGGGGCGTAA